Proteins encoded together in one Temnothorax longispinosus isolate EJ_2023e chromosome 5, Tlon_JGU_v1, whole genome shotgun sequence window:
- the LOC139812622 gene encoding uncharacterized protein translates to MPKISLRILCLVTAVLCIVQRSLEHGIPRRSFLSRRAIDGTRGRKYFDPNEDGAFDSYGSAGGQYDPYDHITDLSDIRKNVPGEPGIDYPAYTTLPQTGFTCEGRSRGYYADEAAGCQVFHVCHDVLVSSFLCPIGSTFSQKLLTCDWWTKVDCSSTRRYLEMNRDSYQIDDDEMIRNAYAMISLQASAEAVTKDGLVDPDSGARIIDYSALAGRTVMGYTPGFRRITDYAAVEATGNDLPSGFEDYPQQDARQILNYDNRYQQKKANTVYQGKPHFMENKGRSPYHASAIIQHDYQDRSGDNEFQDDYRRPDGFTNQLQTSYAPTVPTVTTTTRRLYSPTVPTTYRPSTLAYSKLDLMVDSSDHLYAQSKSPVTPPTITHQNDDMRKIDLRESETRHDGLKKSENASSSRANKDNDQKGDDVRAKNDEVRLGFEGTSETKFRINVTETIDEDEVFRQQNDRPVIQINSEDSLEDIETKDSIGIARALNIQNKNPIYQVSKDERRSSTTPIPLQTVLNPSSRTYEKADDVTSSDTLKKSDVFNETSNDRSTEDYEDISSSTTRSFGDRTTPLLKHWEQKDVDVVKVSTVPMTAINTTERTVDEINGEITAGSSSNESRVAEDQSSSPTGSISNFNDESIHKINLSFQVPQPSQFLKPPVGRFLINVPEETRYTTIDENSKTFWSSEATTTEIPQFSSTLIKNEDQSPIYDELIDYTDEVFSETPNPGVHPTAQVVTEVSTSIPWLVSTWHGRSFVDVPVTDIVPPIVDYNDGFDDFVPPNKHSYTEQFDHTVTVDSQRTQNSPTTSKKNDSEADILTRYNTGFQFTIRDAFKAQKQSKTNSRCSSTSDKQGGRCETSSVTPKIAVSTPSVKERTVSIGMKASTRIPEQLTFSSSTKKLKLPEESVTRAFESSTSTAKSSINSDIDIKNSNLKTVTPRGIVEIKRPEEEVEQTVATTARSLLHSIRPGSLKQIEEAIDKDDSPYAVSFKVKKNEDLETTADDFISRLITQHQRPDSVLKDELDDFEIIKSAEPEIEIASILQTPKFSDTSNASPDNANNNSFYIAENDTASEFKQSDSNMSMVSLLQIMAELLKLDRLPRPFSAKDLGNIELNDSFNFDESTYDTASPTLDPQTRTTYENTNSETSTFDTLKTPATKLAESKVSRNLQLNKASFATGSPRLDHLQAKTQFGNADSKISSLDDTLKAPINVDLKPPLDISSRVSPNATEQKTNRLKPESRIVRPRQKEKILEQLTENFGQPLYRDDSIRSSLVFDLPQVQRSLDFETGLPIKESKHVTSETEEETEKESSISTTTTQETTTTTESVKTTVETEFVPSLGFSLDTNEGREEYVQAVLGGLIDEHASESGRNESSIAQDEAPQNETLEAEQ, encoded by the exons aTTTATCCGACATCAGAAAAAATGTGCCGGGTGAGCCGGGAATCGATTATCCCGCCTACACGACATTACCTCAGACAGGATTCACGTGCGAAGGACGTTCACGTG GTTACTACGCTGACGAAGCGGCCGGCTGTCAGGTCTTCCACGTGTGCCACGACGTGCTGGTGTCCTCCTTCCTGTGCCCGATCGGCTCGACTTTCAGCCAGAAGCTGCTGACCTGCGACTGGTGGACCAAGGTCGATTGTTCCTCCACCAGAAGATATCTGGAAATGAATCGCGACAGCTATCAGATTGATGACGACGAGATGATTCGCAACGCGTACGCGATGATCAGTCTGCAAGCCTCCGCGGAGGCCGTCACCAAGGACGGTCTGGTGGATCCCGACAGCGGTGCCAGGATCATCGATTATTCCGCGCTCGCCGGCAGGACTGTGATGGGCTACACGCCCGGATTCCGCAGGATCACGGATTACGCGGCGGTCGAGGCGACTGGGAATGACCTACCGAGCGGATTCGAAGACTATCCACAACAGGACGCGCGGCAAATTCTTAATTACGATAATCGATATCAGCAGAAGAAGGCGAATACTGTGTATCAAGGCAAACCTcattttatggaaaataaagGACGATCGCCCTATCATGCGTCCGCGATCATTCAACACGATTATCAGGATCGATCCGGCGATAACGAGTTTCAGGACGACTATCGTAGACCCGACGGGTTCACCAATCAATTACAGACGTCCTACGCGCCTACCGTTCCCACTGTTACCACTACCACTAGAAGATTATATTCGCCTACGGTCCCGACGACCTATCGACCTTCCACGTTGGCCTATAGCAAGCTGGATTTGATGGTGGACAGCTCCGATCATCTTTATGCGCAAAGCAAGAGCCCGGTGACCCCTCCCACGATTACTCATCAGAATGACGACATGAGAAAGATTGATTTGAGAGAGAGTGAAACGAGACATGACGGTCTAAAGAAATCGGAGAACGCCTCGTCATCGAGAGCGAATAAAGACAACGATCAAAAAGGCGACGATGTTCGCGCTAAGAATGACGAAGTGCGTCTCGGTTTCGAAGGGACGTCGGAGACGAAGTTCAGGATCAACGTAACCGAGACGATTGACGAAGACGAAGTATTTAGGCAGCAGAATGACAGGCCGGTAATCCAGATTAATAGCGAAGATAGTTTGGAAGATATCGAGACGAAAGACAGCATCGGAATCGCTCGAGCGCTGaatatacagaataaaaatcCTATATACCAAGTGTCAAAGGACGAACGAAGAAGTTCGACTACGCCTATTCCATTACAGACAGTTTTAAATCCTTCATCGAGGACTTATGAGAAAGCGGACGATGTGACTTCATCAGATACCCTAAAGAAGTCAGATGTTTTCAATGAGACGAGCAACGATCGATCAACGGAAGATTACGAGGATATCTCAAGCTCGACGACGAGGAGCTTCGGTGATAGAACGACTCCGCTGCTGAAACATTGGGAACAGAAAGACGTTGACGTCGTGAAAGTATCGACCGTACCAATGACTGCGATAAATACGACTGAGAGAACCGTCGATGAGATTAATGGCGAAATCACTGCTGGCTCTTCATCCAACGAAAGCCGCGTAGCCGAGGACCAGAGTTCGTCGCCGACCGGATCGATCTCCAACTTTAACGACGAGTCCATACACAAAATAAACCTTAGTTTTCAGGTTCCTCAGCCGTCGCAGTTTTTGAAGCCTCCGGTGGGACGTTTTCTTATTAATGTTCCTGAAGAAACGCGCTATACGACGATTGATGAGAACTCCAAGACATTTTGGAGCTCTGAGGCGACGACCACAGAGATCCCACAATTTTCTAGCACACTCATAAAAAACGAAGATCAATCGCCGATATACGACGAGTTGATTGATTATACAGATGAGGTTTTTTCGGAGACGCCTAATCCAGGAGTTCACCCGACTGCTCAAGTGGTCACCGAAGTATCCACGTCCATTCCATGGCTCGTTTCTACATGGCACGGTCGATCGTTCGTCGATGTTCCCGTGACCGATATCGTTCCGCCGATCGTTGATTACAACGATGGCTTCGATGACTTTGTACCGCCAAATAAACACTCCTACACAGAGCAATTTGACCACACAGTAACCGTGGATTCGCAAAGAACGCAGAATTCTCCGACGACCTCGAAGAAAAACGACAGCGAGGCGGATATCCTGACCCGGTACAATACAGGATTCCAATTCACCATTAGAGACGCTTTCAAGGCTCAGAAACAGTCGAAAACAAATTCCAGATGCTCTTCAACCTCTGACAAGCAAGGAGGACGCTGCGAGACGAGTTCTGTCACTCCCAAAATTGCGGTTTCTACGCCGAGTGTGAAAGAAAGGACAGTTTCGATTGGTATGAAAGCGTCTACAAGGATTCCAGAACAACTAACTTTTTCGAGTAGCACGAAGAAATTAAAGTTGCCTGAAGAATCAGTAACACGTGCTTTTGAATCTTCGACATCTACTGCAAAATCTTCGATTAATAGTGacattgatataaaaaattcaaacttgAAAACGGTTACACCGAGAGGCATTGTAGAAATTAAACGACCTGAAGAGGAAGTAGAACAGACAGTGGCCACGACAGCGAGGAGTCTATTACACTCGATCCGTCCGGGATCCTTAAAACAGATCGAGGAGGCGATTGATAAAGATGATTCTCCTTATGCAGTATCATTCAAAGTCAAGAAAAATGAAGATCTGGAGACGACCGCTGACGATTTTATCAGTCGACTCATCACTCAGCACCAGCGACCGGATTCCGTCTTGAAAGATGAACTGGATGACTTCGAGATTATCAAGTCTGCAGAACCGGAAATCGAAATTGCTAGCATTTTGCAGACGCCGAAATTTTCTGACACAAGTAACGCCTCTCCGGACAATGCAAACAACAATAGTTTTTACATTGCTGAAAATGATACAGCTAGTGAATTTAAACAATCGGATTCAAATATGAGCATGGTAAGTCTTCTCCAAATAATGGCAGAATTGTTGAAATTAGATCGACTGCCACGACCATTTTCGGCGAAAGACTTAGGTAACATAGAGCTAAATGATTCGTTTAACTTCGATGAATCAACGTATGACACAGCGAGTCCAACATTGGATCCGCAAACCAGAACGACGTACGAAAACACGAATTCCGAGACATCTACTTTCGATACGTTGAAGACACCCGCTACTAAGCTTGCTGAGTCGAAAGTGTCACGGAATCTGCAACTCAATAAAGCATCATTCGCCACAGGGAGTCCGCGATTGGATCACTTACAAGCCAAAACGCAGTTCGGAAATGCAGATTCCAAGATATCTTCCTTGGATGATACTTTGAAGGCACCTATTAACGTTGATCTCAAGCCGCCTCTTGATATTTCTTCGAGAGTCAGCCCTAATGCCACGGAGCAGAAGACAAATCGATTGAAACCAGAAAGCAGAATCGTACGACCAcgtcaaaaagaaaaaatcctAGAACAATTGACAGAAAACTTCGGGCAGCCTCTTTACCGCGATGACTCGATTCGTAGTTCACTCGTCTTCGATCTGCCGCAAGTGCAGAGAAGTTTGGATTTCGAGACCGGTTTACCGATAAAAGAGAGCAAGCATGTAACTAGCGAAACTGAAGAGGAAACTGAAAAGGAAAGTTCAATATCTACGACAACGACGCAGGAAACGACTACTACGACGGAATCCGTGAAGACTACCGTCGAGACCGAGTTCGTTCCTTCTCTAGGATTCTCTCTAGATACGAACGAAGGTCGCGAAGAATACGTTCAAGCAGTTCTTGGAGGATTGATTGACGAGCACGCAAGTGAAAGCGGTAGAAATGAATCCAGCATCGCGCAAGACGAAGCTCCACAAAATGAAACTTTGGAAGCCGAGCAATAA